One window of the Aquipuribacter sp. SD81 genome contains the following:
- the prfA gene encoding peptide chain release factor 1, whose translation MSTQGLQPLLDEHAELEAALADPATHADAALARRLTRRYAQLSRVAEAHRRSRSAEDELATARELAAEDPDIRAELPGLEAAAREAAAHLEQLLVPRDPDDDRDAIVEVRAGEGGTESALFAAELVRMYERWAERRGWRTQLLDTTWADLGGVKAATLAVAAPEGAYGLLRHEGGVHRVQRVPVTESSGRTHTSAVGVLVHPEADEVEVDIDPADLRVDVFRSSGPGGQSVNTTDSAVRITHLPTGTVVSCQNEKSQLQNREQAMRVLRARLLADARAAAADAASQARAAQVRTVDRSERVRTYNFGENRVVDHRSGYKAYNLDQVLDGDLDPVVGSLVRMRTDEALAQQAEAGA comes from the coding sequence CCGACGCCGCACTCGCCCGCCGTCTCACCCGTCGCTACGCGCAGCTGTCGCGCGTGGCCGAGGCGCACCGGCGCTCGCGGTCGGCCGAGGACGAGCTCGCGACGGCGCGGGAGCTGGCCGCGGAGGACCCCGACATCCGCGCCGAGCTGCCGGGGCTCGAGGCCGCCGCGCGAGAGGCCGCGGCGCACCTCGAGCAGCTGCTCGTGCCGCGCGACCCCGACGACGACCGGGACGCCATCGTCGAGGTGCGCGCGGGGGAGGGCGGCACCGAGTCCGCGCTCTTCGCCGCGGAGCTGGTCCGCATGTACGAGCGGTGGGCCGAGCGACGAGGCTGGCGCACGCAGCTGCTCGACACGACGTGGGCGGACCTCGGCGGCGTCAAGGCCGCGACCCTCGCGGTCGCCGCACCCGAGGGCGCGTACGGCCTGCTGCGCCACGAGGGCGGGGTCCACCGCGTGCAGCGGGTGCCGGTCACCGAGTCCTCCGGCCGCACCCACACCTCCGCCGTCGGTGTCCTCGTGCACCCCGAGGCCGACGAGGTCGAGGTCGACATCGACCCGGCCGACCTGCGCGTCGACGTGTTCCGGTCCAGCGGGCCGGGCGGGCAGAGCGTCAACACGACCGACTCCGCGGTCCGCATCACCCACCTGCCGACCGGGACGGTCGTCAGCTGCCAGAACGAGAAGTCGCAGCTGCAGAACCGGGAGCAGGCGATGCGCGTGCTGCGGGCCCGGCTGCTCGCCGACGCGCGCGCCGCCGCGGCCGACGCCGCCTCGCAGGCGCGCGCCGCGCAGGTGCGGACCGTCGACCGCTCCGAGCGGGTGCGCACGTACAACTTCGGCGAGAACCGCGTCGTCGACCACCGCAGCGGCTACAAGGCGTACAACCTCGACCAGGTGCTCGACGGCGACCTCGACCCCGTCGTCGGCTCCCTCGTGCGCATGCGGACGGACGAGGCGCTCGCCCAGCAGGCGGAGGCGGGCGCGTGA
- the prmC gene encoding peptide chain release factor N(5)-glutamine methyltransferase, translating to MSLVDDLARAVATLRAAGVPSARTDAELLAAHAAGTGRGGLQRLVVMRADWPDGAGERFAALVAERAARVPLQHLTGTAGFRGLELAVGPGVFVPRPETELLAGLGVAGLAAAGPAPRAVDLCTGSGAVALALAVEVPDAVVGAVELEPAAHAWAERNVAALGDGRVRLVRGDAGDPAAVAAALPDLVGACAVVTANPPYVPDDMVPLDPEVAEHDPPAALYGGPDGMRVLAGCVRVAARLLVSGGLLALEHGEHQAERVAGVLRRAGGWHDVAHHVDLTGRPRVTTARVGGSPA from the coding sequence GTGAGCCTCGTCGACGACCTCGCCCGGGCCGTCGCCACGCTGCGGGCCGCGGGCGTCCCGAGCGCGCGCACCGACGCGGAGCTGCTCGCCGCGCACGCCGCGGGCACCGGCCGCGGCGGGCTGCAGCGCCTCGTGGTGATGCGGGCGGACTGGCCGGACGGGGCGGGGGAGCGCTTCGCCGCGCTCGTCGCCGAGCGCGCCGCGCGCGTGCCGCTGCAGCACCTCACCGGCACCGCCGGCTTCCGCGGGCTCGAGCTCGCGGTGGGGCCCGGGGTGTTCGTGCCGCGCCCGGAGACCGAGCTGCTCGCCGGCCTCGGCGTCGCCGGGCTCGCCGCGGCCGGCCCCGCGCCGCGGGCGGTCGACCTCTGCACAGGGAGCGGCGCGGTCGCGCTCGCGCTGGCGGTCGAGGTGCCGGACGCGGTCGTCGGGGCGGTCGAGCTCGAGCCGGCGGCGCACGCCTGGGCCGAGCGCAACGTCGCGGCGCTCGGCGACGGGCGGGTGCGGCTCGTCCGGGGTGACGCGGGCGACCCCGCCGCGGTCGCGGCCGCGCTGCCGGACCTCGTCGGCGCGTGCGCCGTCGTGACGGCCAACCCGCCGTACGTGCCCGACGACATGGTGCCGCTGGACCCCGAGGTCGCCGAGCACGACCCGCCCGCCGCGCTGTACGGCGGCCCCGACGGCATGCGGGTGCTCGCCGGCTGCGTGCGCGTGGCCGCGCGGCTGCTCGTCTCCGGCGGGCTGCTCGCGCTCGAGCACGGGGAGCACCAGGCCGAGCGGGTCGCCGGCGTGCTGCGTCGTGCCGGTGGCTGGCACGACGTCGCCCACCACGTCGACCTCACCGGCCGCCCTCGGGTCACGACGGCGCGGGTGGGAGGATCGCCCGCGTGA
- a CDS encoding L-threonylcarbamoyladenylate synthase, whose protein sequence is MSRSYDCARPRERERGLAAAEAALGRGALVVVPTDTVYGVAADAFAPLAVDDLLAAKGSGRDAPPPVLVGDPTGLDALATQVPAWARDLAEAFWPGGLTLVLPAQPTLAWDLGDTGGRVALRMPLHPVALELLARTGPLAVSGANTVGSPVPRSAEDARDMLGDAVAVYLDGGACLDEPASSVVDATGATPRLLRAGAVPLALLREVVPDGWDDEEPDAEPDEGVQDPDAEDPDAHDPDVQHEDHDQPQPEEAAP, encoded by the coding sequence GTGAGCCGCTCGTACGACTGCGCGCGCCCCCGCGAGCGCGAGCGCGGGCTGGCCGCCGCGGAGGCGGCGCTCGGGCGCGGGGCGCTCGTCGTCGTCCCCACCGACACCGTGTACGGGGTCGCGGCCGACGCCTTCGCCCCCCTCGCCGTCGACGACCTGCTCGCCGCCAAGGGCAGCGGGCGCGACGCCCCGCCCCCGGTGCTCGTCGGTGACCCGACGGGCCTCGACGCGCTCGCGACGCAGGTGCCGGCGTGGGCCCGCGACCTCGCCGAGGCTTTCTGGCCGGGCGGGCTCACGCTCGTGCTCCCCGCGCAGCCCACGCTCGCGTGGGACCTCGGCGACACCGGCGGGCGCGTCGCCCTGCGGATGCCGCTGCACCCGGTGGCGCTGGAGCTCCTCGCGCGGACCGGGCCGCTCGCGGTCTCCGGCGCCAACACGGTGGGCTCGCCGGTCCCGCGCTCGGCCGAGGACGCGCGGGACATGCTCGGCGACGCCGTCGCGGTGTACCTCGACGGCGGGGCGTGCCTCGACGAGCCTGCCTCGAGCGTCGTCGACGCGACGGGCGCGACGCCTCGGCTGCTGCGCGCCGGCGCCGTGCCGCTCGCGCTGCTGCGGGAGGTCGTGCCCGACGGCTGGGACGACGAGGAGCCCGACGCGGAGCCCGACGAGGGCGTGCAGGACCCGGACGCGGAGGACCCGGACGCGCACGATCCGGACGTGCAGCACGAGGACCACGACCAGCCGCAGCCCGAGGAGGCCGCCCCGTGA
- the atpB gene encoding F0F1 ATP synthase subunit A, protein MLVRLIAMAAVVVLFVLYVNRARLVPGRFTSTVELGLDLVRTQVAEQILGQRDGRKFLPLLATLFFLVFALNITGVIPLLNIGGTSVIGVPLLLALVAYVTFIAVGIRTQGVGGYFRSNLFPPGVPKPLYVLVTPIEFASTFLIRPFSLTIRLLANLIAGHLLLVLCFKSTQYFLEQLLSGEAFGAFFVLTLVGGFAFTLFEILVAVLQAYIFTLLTAVYISGALHPEH, encoded by the coding sequence ATGCTGGTCCGGCTCATCGCCATGGCGGCGGTGGTCGTCCTCTTCGTGCTCTACGTCAACCGGGCCCGGTTGGTTCCCGGCCGCTTCACGAGCACGGTCGAGCTCGGTCTGGACCTCGTCCGCACGCAGGTGGCCGAGCAGATCCTCGGCCAGCGCGACGGGCGGAAGTTCCTGCCGCTGCTCGCGACGCTGTTCTTCCTCGTCTTCGCGCTCAACATCACCGGCGTGATCCCGCTGCTCAACATCGGCGGCACGAGCGTGATCGGCGTCCCGCTGCTGCTCGCCCTCGTCGCGTACGTGACCTTCATCGCGGTCGGCATCCGCACGCAGGGCGTGGGGGGCTACTTCCGCAGCAACCTGTTCCCGCCGGGCGTGCCGAAGCCGCTGTACGTGCTCGTCACCCCGATCGAGTTCGCCTCGACGTTCCTCATCCGGCCGTTCTCGCTCACGATCCGTCTGCTCGCGAACCTCATCGCGGGCCACCTGCTGCTCGTCCTGTGCTTCAAGAGCACGCAGTACTTCCTCGAGCAGCTGCTGAGCGGGGAGGCCTTCGGGGCGTTCTTCGTCCTCACGCTCGTCGGCGGCTTCGCCTTCACGCTGTTCGAGATCCTCGTCGCCGTCCTCCAGGCGTACATCTTCACCCTGCTCACCGCCGTCTACATCAGCGGTGCGCTCCACCCGGAGCACTGA
- a CDS encoding ATP synthase F0 subunit C: MDTTVLAGLTGNIATVGYGLAAIGPGIGIGVLVGKTVEGQARQPEMAGRLQTTMFLGIAFTEALALIGFAAGFVFA, translated from the coding sequence GTGGACACCACCGTTCTCGCCGGCCTCACGGGCAACATCGCCACCGTCGGCTACGGCCTCGCGGCGATCGGCCCCGGCATCGGCATCGGCGTCCTCGTCGGCAAGACCGTCGAGGGCCAGGCGCGCCAGCCGGAGATGGCGGGTCGCCTGCAGACGACGATGTTCCTCGGTATCGCCTTCACCGAGGCGCTCGCCCTCATCGGCTTCGCCGCCGGCTTCGTCTTCGCCTGA
- a CDS encoding F0F1 ATP synthase subunit B: MSSAPFAVLAAEGAERPVLLPAYYDIIWSAVVFVVLFVLFWRYVLPSYLRVLDERNEKIQGGLERAEKAQAEADARLHEYEQQLAEAREEAGRIREQARGEGAAIISEMRGRAQAEADRVTEQATRQIEAERQQAVAQLRGEVGRLAVDLAGRVVGESLSDEERQRRVVDRFLADLEAEQGGARTSGAGTGATGGGTV; the protein is encoded by the coding sequence ATGTCGTCCGCACCGTTCGCCGTGCTCGCGGCGGAGGGGGCCGAACGTCCGGTCCTGCTCCCCGCGTACTACGACATCATCTGGTCGGCGGTCGTCTTCGTCGTCCTGTTCGTCCTGTTCTGGCGCTACGTGCTGCCGTCTTACCTCCGGGTCCTCGACGAGCGCAACGAGAAGATCCAGGGCGGGCTCGAGCGGGCGGAGAAGGCGCAGGCCGAGGCCGACGCGCGGCTGCACGAGTACGAGCAGCAGCTCGCCGAGGCGCGCGAGGAGGCCGGCCGCATCCGCGAGCAGGCCCGGGGCGAGGGCGCCGCGATCATCTCCGAGATGCGCGGGCGGGCCCAGGCCGAGGCCGACCGGGTGACCGAGCAGGCGACGCGGCAGATCGAGGCCGAGCGCCAGCAGGCCGTCGCGCAGCTGCGCGGCGAGGTGGGCCGGCTGGCGGTCGACCTCGCGGGTCGCGTGGTCGGGGAGTCGCTGAGCGACGAGGAGCGGCAGCGCCGGGTCGTCGACCGCTTCCTCGCCGACCTCGAGGCCGAGCAGGGCGGCGCGCGCACGAGCGGCGCCGGCACCGGCGCGACCGGGGGCGGGACCGTCTGA
- a CDS encoding F0F1 ATP synthase subunit delta, translated as MRGVSRTSHAEAAERLEALLDRTADPAARSQLGTELFAVTDLLDSSISLRRSLTDASRRGEDKARLVERLLGDKVSADAVDLLSGAVRARWSEARDLADATELLGVDAVLAAAEAGGRLDAVEQEVDVAGRALAGDRDVRSALSRRDATPAARRRLVERLVGGSLGEESRVLVTRMAAAPRGRRPEEAFDLVVEAAAQRRERLVARVSVATWPTEEQQQRLAAALSRSYGRTVRLAIDVDPGVVGGMRVQVGDEVRDGTVARRLQAAAEQLGR; from the coding sequence ATGCGAGGCGTCAGCCGCACCAGCCACGCCGAGGCCGCCGAGCGGCTCGAGGCGCTGCTCGACCGAACCGCGGACCCCGCGGCGCGGTCGCAGCTGGGCACCGAGCTCTTCGCGGTGACGGACCTGCTCGACTCCTCCATCTCGCTGCGGCGCTCGCTCACCGACGCCTCCCGCCGCGGCGAGGACAAGGCGCGCCTCGTCGAGCGGCTGCTCGGCGACAAGGTGAGCGCCGACGCCGTCGACCTGCTCTCGGGCGCCGTCCGCGCCCGCTGGAGCGAGGCCCGCGACCTGGCCGACGCCACCGAGCTGCTCGGCGTCGACGCGGTGCTCGCCGCCGCGGAGGCCGGCGGCCGGCTCGACGCGGTCGAGCAGGAGGTCGACGTCGCCGGGCGCGCGCTCGCGGGCGACCGCGACGTGCGCTCCGCGCTGTCGCGGCGTGACGCGACGCCGGCGGCGCGCCGCCGGCTCGTCGAGCGCCTCGTCGGCGGCTCGCTCGGCGAGGAGTCCCGTGTCCTCGTCACGCGGATGGCGGCCGCGCCCCGGGGCCGTCGCCCCGAGGAGGCCTTCGACCTCGTGGTCGAGGCCGCGGCACAGCGCCGCGAGCGGCTCGTGGCCCGGGTCAGCGTCGCGACGTGGCCGACCGAGGAGCAGCAGCAGCGCCTCGCCGCGGCCCTGTCGCGCTCGTACGGCCGCACCGTCCGGCTCGCGATCGACGTCGACCCCGGCGTCGTCGGCGGCATGCGCGTGCAGGTCGGCGACGAGGTGCGCGACGGCACGGTCGCGCGCCGGCTGCAGGCCGCGGCCGAGCAGCTCGGCCGCTGA
- the atpA gene encoding F0F1 ATP synthase subunit alpha has product MSELTIRPEEIRDALDEFVRSYEPTGSSTEEVGRVVEAGDGIAQVEGLPGVMANELVRFDDEAGTLGLALNLDVRETGVVVLGPFGHITEGLEVRRTGEVLSVSVGDGYLGRVVDPLGNPIDGLGEIATEGRRALELQAPSVMARQEVREPLQTGIKAIDAMTPIGRGQRQLIIGDRQTGKTAVLIDTIINQKANWESGDPSKQVRCIYVAIGQKGSTIASVRGALEDAGALEYTTIVAAPASDPAGFKYLAPYTGSAIGQHWMYGGKHVLVIFDDLSKQAEAYRAVSLLLRRPPGREAYPGDVFYLHSRLLERCAKLSDELGAGSMTGLPVIETKANDVSAFIPTNVISITDGQCFFESDLFNANVRPAINVGISVSRVGGAAQVKAMKSVSGSLRTYLAQYRALEAFAMFASDLDAASRAQLARGERLVELLKQPQYTPYPVEEQVVSIWAGTNGKLDDVPVEDIRRFEQEFLDHLRRNDIVLPGIRETGKLDDDATAALDREIEEFKKSFRTGEGHGINAPGHEESEPIDEDDVNQEQIVRRR; this is encoded by the coding sequence ATGTCCGAGCTGACCATCCGTCCGGAGGAGATCCGCGACGCGCTCGACGAGTTCGTCCGCTCGTACGAGCCGACGGGCTCGTCGACCGAGGAGGTCGGCCGCGTCGTCGAGGCCGGCGACGGCATCGCGCAGGTCGAGGGCCTGCCCGGCGTCATGGCCAACGAGCTCGTCCGCTTCGACGACGAGGCGGGCACGCTGGGCCTCGCGCTCAACCTCGACGTCCGCGAGACCGGTGTCGTCGTGCTCGGCCCCTTCGGCCACATCACCGAGGGCCTCGAGGTCCGTCGCACCGGGGAGGTGCTGTCGGTCTCGGTGGGCGACGGCTACCTCGGTCGCGTCGTCGACCCGCTCGGCAACCCGATCGACGGCCTCGGTGAGATCGCGACCGAGGGCCGCCGCGCCCTGGAGCTGCAGGCGCCCTCGGTCATGGCGCGCCAGGAGGTCCGCGAGCCGCTGCAGACCGGCATCAAGGCGATCGACGCCATGACGCCGATCGGCCGCGGCCAGCGCCAGCTCATCATCGGCGACCGCCAGACCGGCAAGACCGCCGTCCTCATCGACACGATCATCAACCAGAAGGCGAACTGGGAGTCCGGCGACCCCAGCAAGCAGGTCCGCTGCATCTACGTCGCCATCGGCCAGAAGGGCTCGACCATCGCCTCGGTGCGCGGTGCCCTCGAGGACGCCGGCGCCCTGGAGTACACGACGATCGTCGCGGCGCCGGCCTCCGACCCCGCGGGCTTCAAGTACCTCGCGCCCTACACCGGCTCGGCCATCGGCCAGCACTGGATGTACGGCGGCAAGCACGTGCTCGTCATCTTCGACGACCTGTCGAAGCAGGCCGAGGCCTACCGCGCCGTCTCGCTGCTGCTGCGCCGCCCGCCGGGCCGCGAGGCCTACCCCGGCGACGTCTTCTACCTGCACTCCCGGCTGCTCGAGCGCTGCGCGAAGCTGTCCGACGAGCTGGGCGCCGGCTCGATGACGGGCCTGCCCGTCATCGAGACGAAGGCCAACGACGTGTCGGCGTTCATCCCGACCAACGTCATCTCCATCACCGACGGGCAGTGCTTCTTCGAGTCCGACCTGTTCAACGCCAACGTGCGCCCCGCCATCAACGTCGGCATCTCGGTGTCGCGCGTCGGCGGCGCGGCGCAGGTCAAGGCCATGAAGTCCGTCTCGGGCTCGCTGCGCACCTACCTCGCCCAGTACCGCGCGCTCGAGGCCTTCGCGATGTTCGCCTCCGACCTCGACGCCGCCTCGCGCGCCCAGCTCGCCCGCGGCGAGCGCCTCGTGGAGCTGCTCAAGCAGCCGCAGTACACGCCGTACCCGGTCGAGGAGCAGGTCGTGTCGATCTGGGCCGGCACGAACGGCAAGCTCGACGACGTCCCGGTCGAGGACATCCGCCGCTTCGAGCAGGAGTTCCTCGACCACCTGCGCCGCAACGACATCGTGCTCCCCGGCATCCGCGAGACCGGCAAGCTCGACGACGACGCCACGGCGGCGCTGGACCGCGAGATCGAGGAGTTCAAGAAGTCCTTCCGCACGGGCGAGGGTCACGGCATCAACGCGCCGGGTCACGAGGAGTCGGAGCCGATCGACGAGGACGACGTCAACCAGGAGCAGATCGTCCGCCGTCGCTGA
- a CDS encoding F0F1 ATP synthase subunit gamma, producing the protein MAASLRVYRQRIRTVTSTKKITRAMELIAASRIIKAQQRSREAAPYARAITRAVSALASFSDVDHPLTTEREDVRRSAVLVVTADRGLAGSYSSAVIREGDRLAERLRGEGREVVPYLLGRKGVTFYSFRRRHIEQSWTGSSDAPQFETAAEVGQTLVDAFLEGGADGGVDEIHIVFTRFVNMVKQEPTVIRLLPVEVVDEVAEVRDEAGDERKDALPLYAFEPDPDSVLDALLPQYIQSRIYSAMLSAAASELASRQQAMKSATDNASDLIRKLQQQANAARQAAITQEISEIVGGADALASAQSEQ; encoded by the coding sequence ATGGCAGCCTCGTTGCGCGTCTACCGGCAGCGCATCCGCACGGTGACCTCGACCAAGAAGATCACCCGGGCCATGGAGCTGATCGCGGCCTCGCGCATCATCAAGGCGCAGCAGCGCAGCCGGGAGGCCGCGCCGTACGCCCGCGCGATCACCCGCGCGGTGTCGGCGCTCGCGTCGTTCTCCGACGTCGACCACCCGCTCACGACCGAGCGGGAGGACGTGCGCCGCTCGGCGGTCCTGGTCGTCACCGCCGACCGCGGTCTCGCGGGCTCGTACTCCTCGGCGGTCATCCGCGAGGGCGACCGGCTCGCCGAGCGGCTGCGGGGCGAGGGCCGCGAGGTCGTGCCGTACCTGCTCGGCCGCAAGGGCGTGACGTTCTACTCCTTCCGCAGGCGCCACATCGAGCAGTCGTGGACGGGCAGCTCCGACGCGCCGCAGTTCGAGACGGCCGCCGAGGTCGGGCAGACCCTCGTCGACGCGTTCCTCGAGGGAGGTGCGGACGGCGGGGTCGACGAGATCCACATCGTCTTCACGCGCTTCGTCAACATGGTCAAGCAGGAGCCGACCGTCATCCGGCTGCTGCCGGTCGAGGTCGTCGACGAGGTCGCCGAGGTGCGCGACGAGGCCGGCGACGAGCGGAAGGACGCCCTGCCGCTGTACGCCTTCGAGCCCGACCCCGACTCGGTGCTCGACGCGCTGCTTCCGCAGTACATCCAGAGCCGGATCTACTCGGCGATGCTGTCGGCCGCCGCCAGCGAGCTCGCGAGCCGCCAGCAGGCGATGAAGTCGGCGACCGACAACGCCAGCGACCTCATCCGCAAGCTCCAGCAGCAGGCCAACGCCGCGCGCCAGGCGGCCATCACCCAGGAGATCAGCGAGATCGTCGGCGGCGCCGACGCCCTCGCCTCCGCCCAGAGCGAGCAGTAA
- the atpD gene encoding F0F1 ATP synthase subunit beta — protein MTATAVEQSATGSASTGRVSRVIGPVVDIEFPVDAMPGIYQALTTEVTVGEDSRTLTFEVAQHIGDNLVRAIAMQPTDGLVRGAPVHDTGGPISVPVGDITKGKVFNTIGDVLNLKEGETFEVTERWPIHREAPNFDQLESKTQMFETGIKVIDLLTPYVLGGKIGLFGGAGVGKTVLIQEMIYRVAENFGGVSVFAGVGERTREGNDLIGEMTESGVIDKTALVFGQMDEPPGTRLRVALSALTMAEYFRDVQNQDVLLFIDNIFRFTQAGSEVSTLLGRMPSAVGYQPNLADEMGLLQERITSTRGHSITSLQAIYVPADDYTDPAPATTFAHLDATTELSRDIASRGLYPAVDPLTSTSRILDPRYISTEHYETAIRVKQILQRNKELQDIIAILGVDELSEEDKVVVNRARRIQQFLSQNTYMAEKFTGVEGSTLPLADTIEGFSKIADGELDHVAEQAFYNVGGLDDVMKQWDRIQKETGS, from the coding sequence ATGACCGCCACCGCCGTGGAGCAGTCCGCGACCGGTTCCGCCAGCACGGGGCGCGTGTCCCGCGTCATCGGCCCGGTCGTCGACATCGAGTTCCCCGTCGACGCCATGCCCGGCATCTACCAGGCCCTCACCACCGAGGTGACCGTCGGCGAGGACAGCCGGACGCTCACCTTCGAGGTGGCCCAGCACATCGGCGACAACCTCGTGCGCGCCATCGCCATGCAGCCCACCGACGGGCTCGTGCGCGGCGCGCCGGTGCACGACACCGGCGGGCCGATCAGCGTCCCCGTGGGTGACATCACCAAGGGCAAGGTGTTCAACACCATCGGCGACGTGCTCAACCTCAAGGAGGGGGAGACCTTCGAGGTCACCGAGCGCTGGCCGATCCACCGCGAGGCGCCGAACTTCGACCAGCTGGAGTCGAAGACCCAGATGTTCGAGACCGGCATCAAGGTCATCGACCTGCTCACGCCCTACGTGCTCGGCGGCAAGATCGGCCTCTTCGGTGGTGCGGGCGTCGGCAAGACGGTCCTCATCCAGGAGATGATCTACCGCGTCGCCGAGAACTTCGGTGGTGTGTCGGTGTTCGCCGGCGTCGGCGAGCGCACCCGCGAGGGCAACGACCTCATCGGCGAGATGACGGAGTCCGGCGTCATCGACAAGACGGCGCTCGTCTTCGGCCAGATGGACGAGCCCCCGGGCACGCGGCTCCGCGTCGCGCTGAGCGCGCTCACCATGGCGGAGTACTTCCGCGACGTGCAGAACCAGGACGTGCTGCTCTTCATCGACAACATCTTCCGGTTCACGCAGGCCGGGTCCGAGGTCTCGACCCTGCTCGGCCGCATGCCGTCCGCCGTCGGCTACCAGCCGAACCTCGCCGACGAGATGGGCCTGCTCCAGGAGCGCATCACCTCCACGCGCGGCCACTCCATCACGTCGCTGCAGGCCATCTACGTGCCGGCCGACGACTACACCGACCCCGCGCCGGCGACGACGTTCGCCCACCTGGACGCGACCACGGAGCTCTCGCGCGACATCGCCTCGCGGGGCCTGTACCCGGCCGTGGACCCGCTGACGTCGACGAGCCGCATCCTCGACCCGCGCTACATCTCGACCGAGCACTACGAGACGGCGATCCGGGTCAAGCAGATCCTCCAGCGCAACAAGGAGCTGCAGGACATCATCGCGATCCTCGGGGTCGACGAGCTGTCCGAGGAGGACAAGGTCGTCGTCAACCGGGCGCGGCGCATCCAGCAGTTCCTCAGCCAGAACACGTACATGGCCGAGAAGTTCACGGGCGTCGAGGGCTCGACCCTGCCGCTCGCGGACACCATCGAGGGCTTCTCGAAGATCGCCGACGGCGAGCTCGACCACGTCGCCGAGCAGGCGTTCTACAACGTCGGCGGCCTCGACGACGTCATGAAGCAGTGGGACCGGATCCAGAAGGAGACCGGGTCCTGA
- a CDS encoding F0F1 ATP synthase subunit epsilon — MALRVELVAADRQVWSGEANLVSARTPDGSLGVLPGHEPFLSLLADGPVSVEPVDGSRLVAEVSNGFLSVDHDLVTVVAQHVDVSEGRSGD; from the coding sequence ATGGCCCTGCGCGTCGAGCTCGTCGCCGCCGACCGGCAGGTGTGGTCGGGCGAGGCCAACCTGGTCTCGGCCCGCACCCCCGACGGCTCGCTCGGCGTGCTGCCCGGTCACGAGCCCTTCCTGTCGCTGCTGGCCGACGGACCCGTGTCCGTCGAGCCGGTGGACGGGTCGCGGCTCGTGGCCGAGGTGTCCAACGGCTTCCTCTCGGTCGACCACGACCTCGTGACCGTCGTCGCACAGCACGTCGACGTGTCCGAGGGCCGGTCCGGGGACTGA
- a CDS encoding DUF2550 family protein: MATVWRSSPPVEALVLVGVGVLLGLGLLLTLRWFHVSRGLGAFRCYVRLPGSRGPFARWRRGAARFDTHCLRWFPSWTPFASRGLLMERASLELYGRWTAGDDDPVPGGLTVLHGSIGARSVELAVPASSAAALTLWVESGPPGRGVNVA; the protein is encoded by the coding sequence GTGGCCACGGTCTGGCGCTCGTCGCCGCCCGTGGAGGCGCTCGTCCTCGTCGGCGTCGGGGTGCTCCTCGGCCTCGGTCTGCTGCTGACGCTGCGCTGGTTCCACGTATCCCGGGGCCTCGGGGCGTTCCGCTGCTATGTGCGCCTGCCCGGCTCCCGCGGTCCCTTCGCCCGGTGGCGGCGGGGGGCCGCGCGCTTCGACACGCACTGCCTGCGGTGGTTCCCGTCGTGGACGCCGTTCGCCTCCCGGGGCCTGCTCATGGAGCGGGCCTCGCTGGAGCTGTACGGGCGCTGGACCGCCGGCGACGACGACCCGGTGCCGGGGGGCCTCACCGTGCTGCACGGCAGCATCGGCGCGCGCAGCGTCGAGCTCGCGGTGCCCGCGTCGTCCGCGGCCGCGCTCACGCTGTGGGTGGAGTCCGGGCCGCCGGGGCGCGGCGTCAACGTCGCCTGA